TCGGCTCAAATTCAAACAAATCTTCAAACTCGTTTTGCCATTTGCCGTCTGCTCCGAAAACTAAACCTTCGCTAAATTCACGTTTTGCGTAAAGTTTTGCCATTTTTAGCGCCATTTCCTGCAACTGTTGGCGCGTCCGTTCTTTTTTTCTTGCCCAAGACGGACTTCCAAGCTGCGACAGTTCGGGAGAAAGACCGTCTTTCCCGATGTATTTTTGGATTTTGTAATAATCGATAATCGGCACTTGCAGCATCGCTTTGTCACGGTATTCAATGAACAGACAATCCTGCTCAAATTCGCCGATTTTCACTTTGTCAACCCCTATATATTTTCCGATACCGTGGTCAACATGCACTACGATATCGCCTCGAGAAAGTGAATCGTAATTTATAGAAGCCGCGCGTTTCGCCATTTTTTGAGCGTATTTTTTACTGAAATTTCTGTCGAAAATTTTACTTTCATTGTAAACGAAAATCTTTTTTTTAAGTGAAAAAAAACCGTTTTTAATCGCGTTAACTTCTATTGTCGGCGCTTCGACGTTTTGTTCTTCAAGCATTTCTTTGAGTCGATTGGCAAAGCCGTGGTTTTCGGCAAAAATTACAATTTCAAACCCCATTTCGCGTTTATGATACAGGTCTTTTAAAAAAAGCGCAAAATCGCCGTTAAACGAATGCTGGTTCATAAAATCGAAACTGTAATTATTATAATCTTTTTTGTTTTGGGCGTTCACAAAACATGTCTTGAAATTGTCGTATTTTTTCAAAATTTCGGATGAAATCAAAAGTTCTTCGGGCTGTGAAATAAACGGTGCGACAATTTCTGGTACGCGGCTTTTATGGCTTTCATAATTGGCGATTTCACGTTCATAGCATCTGTCAAAATCAGGCGGCCCGTTTTGAATAACCAAGGTGTTTTTTGGGAAATATTCAAAAATATTCGTTTCTTTTCTGTCGAACCATTTGTAAAACCATTCCAATCCGTCAATTTCATTAAAAACGCTCCAAGAATGTGCGATAAATTCGTAGTTTTTTTTGTCGATTCTGTTTTCTTCGCAATATTTTTTTATTTTGAGCAAGGCTTCGTCGCGTTTCTCCACTGACGGCGAAAATTCTCGCATCGGCAAAATCGTAATTTGACTTATCGGCTTGATTGAACGCTGCTTAAAAATGTCAAATTCACGAATCGAATCTATTGTATCGCCCCAAAATTCCAATCGAATCGGATTTTCACTTCCGAATGCGTAAATATCAAAAATCCCGCCTCGTTTTGAGTATTGTCCGGGACTATTCACGGAACTTTCCCGCGTAAATCCGGCGTTTGTAAGTTTTTGCGCAAGCAACCCTGGTGCGATTTCTTCATTGACAACAAGCGTTATCGTCGAATTGAACAGGTCTTGCGCGGCGGCGATCGGCTCAAAAATCGTAGAAATCGGCATTACGACTATTTTTGCCTTTCCGTCAAGGATTTCGTTTAAAACAATAAGCCGCCGCTCGCGTATGGGACCAAAAACCGAGCGCATATTATACGGCACGTTTTGCGCTTGAGGAAACAATTTCGCACAGTCGTTCTCCAAAGAATTTAACTCCTCGCAAATTCTTTCGGCGCTTTTTTGGTCTTGCGTCAAGACCGCGCACAGATCGTTTTTCTTGTTTTTGTAAATGTCGTAGATCAAAAAAGAATCGACGCTTTCGGCGATTCCGTTCACATAAACGGAATTTTTTTGCGATTCTTTCGTAATTTCGTCGAATAAAGGGTTAAAATTCATAGATTCTGCGGCTGAAATTCTTTTGTAAAAAGAAAATGAGTCAGGAGGGATTTGAACCCGCGACCCACGCCTTAAAAGGGCGTTGCTCTACCAGCTGAGCTACTGACTCAAAAAATATCTTATCAAAACGAGACAAATATACTTTTTGCGTTTGGAAAAATCAAGGATACTTTTATTTTTTGATAATTTTACCCGTAAATAAACTTAAATCATAATAAAAAACGGGTAAATCGAAAAAACACAACGAAGCAATACGTTACATATCGCTTCGTTGTAAATATAAGTTTAAATTAATTCTTTCAATTCTTTGCTTCAAAAACCGAAATAGTCAAATCCTCATAAGAACCTACAAAAATTTTTCCATTGCCGTTACCGCAAACGCCGTGCGGATTGAAATAAGCCGAATTTTCAAACGGTACCTGTTTAATTATTTCACCGTCTGCCGTTAAATAGGTTAATTTACCATTGTCCTTACATTCCAAAATATAAAAATTTCCGTCTGCAAAACCAACGTCTGCATCACTGTCAATTACTTTTTTAGAGGAATATTTGTTGTTGGAAATTACGCCGTATTTTCCTGCCGTATAATCGGTCTCGATAGTTACCGTTGTCGCGCCGGCGGATTTAATTGAAGATATAGGTAACTGTGTAGTTGCATTAAAATCAATTTCCTTGTTCGCCAAAGAATACTTATACACGTTGCTTCCGCTTCCAAGCCACAAAGCGTTTGTGTTTTGGTTGTAAGAAATCGTCTTAACCGAATTTTTTGCACCCAATTCATCTACAGGACTTAAAGAATTATTGTTCAAATTGAATGTTGCAACATAAGAATCTTCGGAGAGATCATCATTAAAACCCTTAAGCATGAGTAAGTACGCTTCATTGTCCGAAACGAATTCAATTTTTGCGGGGTCCGCTCCTGCAGTCGCACCGTCTAAAATCGTTTGCGCCGTTGCGCTTGTCAGGTCGATTTTTGTAATTCCGCCGTCCACGGCAAAATAATCGCCCATATCCAAAACGAACAAATTATTTCCGCGAATTTCAATTTCAACAACGTTCATAAAATTGCTTTCAAACGTCCGTAAAACATTTCCCGCTTCATCGAGTTCCAAGATTTTGGAGTTACCCGCCGGAACCCAACCATTAAAGTATTGAAATGCCGCGTAAATTTTCCCGTTATTATACTTAACGTCCTGCAACTTTGCTTGACTTGCTTCCGGAAGACTGCTTAAATCAATACTTCTTTTATAAGTAATGTCACCCCCCCCATTACCATCCCCATCATTACTCGACTTTGAACAGCCAAACAACACCAAAGCGGCAAACGTCGCCGCCAAATACAAATTAAACCACTTTTTCATAAACCCTCCTTAAAGGTTACAAGTTAATAAGACACATTATATTTCCCATAAAACACTGCTTTTCATACTGATTCCCGGATACCTCAAAACGAAATATTGATTCTCAAGCGCCGTAATTTTTTCGGGTGAATTTCCCGCCGTGCAAATATCATAAACCCCGATTTGCAACATGATTTTATCTATTTTTTGTTCCAAAACAAAATGAAAAAACGAAAGCCCTTTTCTTTTTTCATCGAAAGGAACACGATGAATATTATATAAATCGTGATAATACGCTGACTTATACGAAAACGACGGAATGAAACAAAAGCCTGCGAAATCGCCGATTTTTATCTCGGTATTGATTTTCAAACGGCTTTCGTTGGGCAAATAAAGTTTTTTATTGCTTTTTTCGCTCAAATTGCGCGGTTCTTGATAAGTCAAATTATTTTTCAATTCGACTTTTGGGGAAATCTTATAAAAAATATCGTTTTCAATTCCGTAAGTTATTGATTTTGCAATGTTTTGCGCTTTCCCGACATTACCGAAATAAACAATGCGTATCAAGTCGTGCGAATAATTGACAAAACTCGCCGTCGATACTTTAATTTTGTCATAAGATCCTGAATTTATACCTACTTGCGATGAAAAAATCTTTTCCGGCAGCAAATTTGTGCTTGGGATTATGCCGTAATAACCGTATCGTTGGCGCAAATTTGGTATTCTCTCCGCAAAAACCGCATCTGCAAATATTTGTATCGGCTTAATTAAAAAGTAATTATTTATATTAAATCGCAGGGATTTATCGGAATCGCAATTTGTAGCGTCGGGGATGTTTTTATAGACAAAGCCTTCTTTCCAATTATTAGTTTTATCCGCATATCCGCGAATAGTTCCGCCCAAAATTATTTCCGGATAAGGCGTAAAAAAAGACAAATCGGCGGAAACCGCGCCGTTGAGACGATTAACTTCTCTGTCGCTTATATCAAATCCCGTGATTTCGTTTTGATAATTTATTTTTTCGAAACGTGTCGAAGCGTATAAAGATACGGCGAAATTTCGTCCCGCTTCAAATTTATGAAAATACCCGAAATCAAATACCGAATTTTTTGTCGCGATTTCACCTTTTCCGTTTTTTGGCAAAAGAGAATATGGGAACGCTATATTATCTTTACTTGTCCAACAGAATTTGTCGTTTGAAAAAATCGCGAAAATATTGATTTTGTTCTCAAATCCGCCATGAAATTTTTGGGTTAACGAAAAAGCATAGTCTCCGTTTTCATCGTAAGCGCTTTGGTTGCGAAATTTATAAAGAACTCCCGCCGGCGACGGAATTTCGTAGATTGAACGAAAAACCGAGAAATCACCGTTAATGTCAAAGTTTTTTTGTGAATTTTTTATATTTCCCGAAAGCGAAAACGAGCGGTATTTATTGTTGTCCATAGTTCGTATCGTATCGTCTTTTTCGTGACCTTTCCCATAAAAAGTTCCGTTGTAATCCATATATTTGTAATTATTTTCCGCAGAATGCCAATTTCCTGAAAGCGATAATTTAGTTTTTGGACTTACGGGAATAAAATTGATATTTACAAAAGAATGAGTTTCACCGAAACTGCCTAAAAGTAAAAAAAACTGTGAATTAAAATCAAAAATATTTTCATCGTTGTAATTTTCGGTAATAATGTCCACCGCGCCGCCAAGCGTATTACCGCCTAATTGCGCAGGGACAAAACCCTTGTAAATCTTTATGTTTGAAATATTTAAGCCGTTAAATCTTGACATATCGACTGTTGCGCCGGCGGCGCTTGCTACGGAATTTCCGTTTAAGAAAACGCCAAGCCTTCCGCCTGAAATTCCGCGGATAGAGAAATTCTCAAAATTTCCGACCGCACCGCCTCTGTCTTTTTGAACGCCGCTTTCAAAAGCGATCGTTTTCAAAACACCCTGCGATTTCGCTTTTTCACCCGAAACTCGTTTTACAATACTTTCATTTTGAACGGCAGAGTCAATCTCTTCGACGATAAGCATCGTGTCGGCAAAAAACTGCGCGAAACTTAAAACACTGCAAAACATTATCGGCAAAAAGACCGAATAAAATCTCAAAATTCACTCCGAAAAAAACGTATAAGCAATTAAGTCATCAGCAAAACCGCTCTGAAAATTTTACGAAGGTCTTCCGGCTTAAATCTTAAATCTCCGCCTTCCCAAAAAACTTTTTCAGTGGCGTTTTGTCGAGATTTTTTGCAGATTAATACGGCAACTGTGATTGCTTATGATTTTCACATAATTCCCTGACGCGCAAAACTTACCGGAAATATACTATATTGCACAATAGAACAAGATAATTAGAACCTTGCTTTCGTCGATTATACAAAAAGTATTTTAATTGTCAGGGAAAGGAAATTAAATAATGAAAAAAGAAACTAAATCAGATATTATCGCTTTGGCTATTGCGTTCGTCATCTCATATACCGGATATATAATAATGGGAATTTCCGACTACTGCGACGATAACGGAGAAAGTTTTCTAGAAGTATTTTGGGAAACGCTCTTAGTCGGTCTAACATCTCCATTGCCTATGATATGGACTGGCTATCCTTTTGTAATTTACCTTATTATTCGTTTTTGTATCAATAGATTTTCCCATTAATTAAAACTCACCTTGTATTCCAAACTGCCATCCGCCGCCTTTTCTTTTAAGATATATTGGCGAGTTTTCTTTTTCTCTCTAAATTTTTCCGCGACTTCTTCTAATCGACTTTTTTGTTCCGGCAGAGGATTTATATCTACGTTTTTGGAATTTTGTTAAGGCGCTTTTTCCATTCTTCATCGCTCATTTTAAATCCTTATTAACCGTCGGCGTTGATTTTTTCTATCAGTTCTTTAATCACCCTGTCGGCGTCTTCGTACGGAACTTGACATGTTCCGACCTGCCGATGCCCGCCGCCGCCATATTTAAGAAGCAGTGCGCCTACGTCGGTTTTTGACGTCCGGTTTACGACCGAATGTCCTACCGCGATAGGGGCGTTGAGTTTTCCGCGTCCGTCAACTATCCAAAGTGAAATGTTTTGTTCGGGATAAAGCGAATAAATATAAAAGCGGTTGCCCGTATAAATATCTTCTACTCCGCGTAAATCCGTAACGATAGCGTTTTTGTAAATTTTAGTATGTTTTTCAAGCATTTTGCGAAACAATTCTGTTTGTTCTTTATATAATTCCACTCTTTCCTTAACGTCCGGATTTGCAAGAATTTCATCAATAGTTTGCGTTCTGCACACTTCCATTAAAATTTCCATAAGTTCATAATTAGATATTCTGAAATTTCTGAATCTTCCGAGTCCTGTACGCGGATCCATCAAAAATCCGAGTAAAATCCAGTCCTTCGGATTAAGAATTTCGTCGGCGGTAAGTTTTCCCGCATCTACTTTATCGACCCATTTTACCATTTCTTTGAAATGCGGTAATTTTTTTTCCGCACCGTAGTATTCGTAAATGACTCTTGCGGCGCTGTCGGTAACACGGCTTTCGCCTTCAAACTTCATATTTTTTCCAAGCCGTTCGGTTTCGCTTGAATGGTGGTCAAACCATAATTTACATCCCGGAACATACGGAACATTCGCTAAAATATCGTTGTCGGTAATATTCACAACGCCGTCTTGTAAATCTTTGGGATGAACAAATTTCCATTCGTCGATTAAACCGAGTTCTTTGAGCAACGCTCCGCATGCCAAACCGTCAAAATCCGATCTTGTAACTAATCTCATAAAACAATCCTTTTTTGAATATTCTTAATATAGGAGAAATTGTCAACCGCTTCCAAAAAATATATTTTCTCAATACATAAAAAGTTGTTTTTTGTTAATTTATGTAATATTTTGTCTTTGAATAAAATATTTTCTCGTTGAAACGGAGAGAAATGTATAGAAAAATCATAATATCCGTAATTCGGATTATATTCTTAGTTTGCCCGATTTTATGGCTCGTATTTATTGTCGATTACAGATCGGTTGCGGATCTTCTGAAATCGTTGAATTTATATATAGTTTTGTTTTTATTGACGCTTACTTTTGTTCGTTTTGTACTCACGTCGCTTCGATTTTGGTTTCTTATATCGCCGTTTTCCAACAATATAAAGGCTGTTGATTTTATCCTTTTGGATTGGAAAGCGCGTTATTATTCCATAATTATGCCGTCAAGCGCCGGGCAGGATATTTCTCGCGCCGTTTTATTGAAAAAACATCTTTGCGTCGGAGAAATTCTTGCGATTTCGGTGTTTTTTAGAATGACGGGAATAATAACGCTTGTTTTGCTTTCGATTTTCGGATTTTTTAGATTATATTTTGAGCAAGACGTTTCGGGGGCGATGTTATTCGCAGCGATTGTGTTTTTCGCGGTATGTACGATATCGTTTGTTTTTTTTTCCGAAAAAGCGACAAAAAAAATATTATCGCTGCTGCCTTCAAAAACTCCGAAAAAACTTGTCGAATTTCTTGTAGGCGCTTCACAGGCGATTCTGTTATATAAAAAACACGCTAAACTCGTAATATTTAATTTGATTTTCTCGCTTATTTTACACCTTTTGTACATCCTGTTTGTCGTGATTTTAATTTATTCTATCAGCGGTGAATTTAAAACGCTGGAAATCCTGACTTTTATTCCGTTGATAGAAATTTTTTCGGCGGCCGTACCGTTTGCGCCGAACGGAGCCGGAATACGCGAGGGGTTGCTTATATTGTTTTTTAACGTAATAAACCAAACGAAAGAACAGGCGTTTTCGTACATTACCTTTAACACGATAACTTATTTGATTCTTTTTTTGGGGTTTTTTGTCATAGTTTTCGAAAAAATAAATAAAAAGTTCAAGTCAAAACTTACTTAGTCAAGGATTGTTTGGGGAGATGGACTTTCCACTCAAATTTCTGTTGATATTGACGAAGGAGTTAAGCGTTTTTCGTCAATACATTGTGATGAGTTAGTGAGTATTTCTAAAAATATTTTAAATTTGAAACGCGGCGTTTTTCGGACAGACTTCCTGACAAATATCGCAGCCCTGAACATAACCGAAACAATCAAAATTCTCATCGACTTTATAATTATTTTGATAGGAAATGCACTTATTGCAATCTAACGTGTAGTTTTCGACAAGTGCGCCTGTCGGACAGGATTTTATACACTTATTGCAATTTCCGCACGAATTTTCTTGCGAATTTTTATGACTTTCTTCAATTTCAAGTTCCTTATCAATAAGTAAAACCGCAATGTTACAAAACGAGCCTATTTTGTTTGAAATAAAAAGCGTGTTTTTGCCTACAAACCCGAGTTTTGCTTTTTGCGCCCAATATTTTTCAAGAATCGGAGCGGAATCGACGCAAATCCTCGAATTTGTGTCCGGTAG
The nucleotide sequence above comes from Chitinispirillales bacterium. Encoded proteins:
- a CDS encoding TonB-dependent receptor plug domain-containing protein, producing MRFYSVFLPIMFCSVLSFAQFFADTMLIVEEIDSAVQNESIVKRVSGEKAKSQGVLKTIAFESGVQKDRGGAVGNFENFSIRGISGGRLGVFLNGNSVASAAGATVDMSRFNGLNISNIKIYKGFVPAQLGGNTLGGAVDIITENYNDENIFDFNSQFFLLLGSFGETHSFVNINFIPVSPKTKLSLSGNWHSAENNYKYMDYNGTFYGKGHEKDDTIRTMDNNKYRSFSLSGNIKNSQKNFDINGDFSVFRSIYEIPSPAGVLYKFRNQSAYDENGDYAFSLTQKFHGGFENKINIFAIFSNDKFCWTSKDNIAFPYSLLPKNGKGEIATKNSVFDFGYFHKFEAGRNFAVSLYASTRFEKINYQNEITGFDISDREVNRLNGAVSADLSFFTPYPEIILGGTIRGYADKTNNWKEGFVYKNIPDATNCDSDKSLRFNINNYFLIKPIQIFADAVFAERIPNLRQRYGYYGIIPSTNLLPEKIFSSQVGINSGSYDKIKVSTASFVNYSHDLIRIVYFGNVGKAQNIAKSITYGIENDIFYKISPKVELKNNLTYQEPRNLSEKSNKKLYLPNESRLKINTEIKIGDFAGFCFIPSFSYKSAYYHDLYNIHRVPFDEKRKGLSFFHFVLEQKIDKIMLQIGVYDICTAGNSPEKITALENQYFVLRYPGISMKSSVLWEI
- the queG gene encoding tRNA epoxyqueuosine(34) reductase QueG, which gives rise to MQNSTQIKEKIRSLSAEIGFDDCGFAKVCEVESEYRRFFENWLENGFNSKMEWIKKNVDIRFNPKLLLENAKSVIVVLQSHNFLVTPQKNKVARYLLQEDYHVSMRKKLRILSQKINEILPDTNSRICVDSAPILEKYWAQKAKLGFVGKNTLFISNKIGSFCNIAVLLIDKELEIEESHKNSQENSCGNCNKCIKSCPTGALVENYTLDCNKCISYQNNYKVDENFDCFGYVQGCDICQEVCPKNAAFQI
- a CDS encoding exopolyphosphatase, which translates into the protein MRLVTRSDFDGLACGALLKELGLIDEWKFVHPKDLQDGVVNITDNDILANVPYVPGCKLWFDHHSSETERLGKNMKFEGESRVTDSAARVIYEYYGAEKKLPHFKEMVKWVDKVDAGKLTADEILNPKDWILLGFLMDPRTGLGRFRNFRISNYELMEILMEVCRTQTIDEILANPDVKERVELYKEQTELFRKMLEKHTKIYKNAIVTDLRGVEDIYTGNRFYIYSLYPEQNISLWIVDGRGKLNAPIAVGHSVVNRTSKTDVGALLLKYGGGGHRQVGTCQVPYEDADRVIKELIEKINADG
- a CDS encoding flippase-like domain-containing protein, producing MYRKIIISVIRIIFLVCPILWLVFIVDYRSVADLLKSLNLYIVLFLLTLTFVRFVLTSLRFWFLISPFSNNIKAVDFILLDWKARYYSIIMPSSAGQDISRAVLLKKHLCVGEILAISVFFRMTGIITLVLLSIFGFFRLYFEQDVSGAMLFAAIVFFAVCTISFVFFSEKATKKILSLLPSKTPKKLVEFLVGASQAILLYKKHAKLVIFNLIFSLILHLLYILFVVILIYSISGEFKTLEILTFIPLIEIFSAAVPFAPNGAGIREGLLILFFNVINQTKEQAFSYITFNTITYLILFLGFFVIVFEKINKKFKSKLT
- the mfd gene encoding transcription-repair coupling factor, translating into MNFNPLFDEITKESQKNSVYVNGIAESVDSFLIYDIYKNKKNDLCAVLTQDQKSAERICEELNSLENDCAKLFPQAQNVPYNMRSVFGPIRERRLIVLNEILDGKAKIVVMPISTIFEPIAAAQDLFNSTITLVVNEEIAPGLLAQKLTNAGFTRESSVNSPGQYSKRGGIFDIYAFGSENPIRLEFWGDTIDSIREFDIFKQRSIKPISQITILPMREFSPSVEKRDEALLKIKKYCEENRIDKKNYEFIAHSWSVFNEIDGLEWFYKWFDRKETNIFEYFPKNTLVIQNGPPDFDRCYEREIANYESHKSRVPEIVAPFISQPEELLISSEILKKYDNFKTCFVNAQNKKDYNNYSFDFMNQHSFNGDFALFLKDLYHKREMGFEIVIFAENHGFANRLKEMLEEQNVEAPTIEVNAIKNGFFSLKKKIFVYNESKIFDRNFSKKYAQKMAKRAASINYDSLSRGDIVVHVDHGIGKYIGVDKVKIGEFEQDCLFIEYRDKAMLQVPIIDYYKIQKYIGKDGLSPELSQLGSPSWARKKERTRQQLQEMALKMAKLYAKREFSEGLVFGADGKWQNEFEDLFEFEPTIDQIGAIEQVKKDLEDKKPMDRLVCGDVGFGKTEVAMRAAFKAAMSGFQTAVLAPTTILASQHAQTFKARMAQFPVRIEELSRLVEDAKSNEIKQKLKDGKIDILIGTHKILSKDVNFKNLGLLIIDEEQRFGVSQKDLFTNFRHSINVLSMSATPIPRTLHMSMAGIRDLSLINTAPQNRLSIETRVAESHDDLIKSALENELERGGQAFVVLNRIEGLNELYLRIEKLVPNAKIAMAHGQMEGEKIDKTMGKFIAGQYDILICTTIIENGIDIPNANTIIVENSDKLGLSQLYQLRGRVGRSNLQAFAYFLVKSFKTVKDDSMKRLKALEQYTDLGSGFQLAMRDLELRGAGNLLGTDQSGSISAVGFELYCQLLKEEIERLKNIENQTEQTVEPKIRIKLHGYFPSDYVSDTSLQIMLYQKCTSAKTIDELNDFQNEIVDRFGAIPEPVVELLLFIGIKILARNLSVKELVCEDENLTLTICGSDENVQKICSRFMKIENAEFIIDYGKEIKLKTKISQNEPVLQAKMTMGLLAKAKDFD